One genomic region from Pyrinomonadaceae bacterium encodes:
- a CDS encoding ATP-binding protein, with product MNKSDQNGGGEVDRARQTRVRAWLLGTIVVVLLALIAAQGLFNLWAFVPAETGADTLLLYALSTLNFVAFVVFTFILLRSLLRLRRERHARQPGSRIQTRLLVYFIGLSLLPITAMAAFSYLFLNRSVEKWMGRLPENVVERVRQQQREISAAQSQRLRETATLLATAIRQKPQAEWQATLDELRDTGELTAVEIVSSSGESIAASAAQVSDSQRAELARVMGSARQDANSAHSELSDAKGFDAASVPLTDSTRLIFVPRRFSDADVNDTIAGSQSEYQHLVQRQRKVRMLGLSTLGLMTLLLVFASTWVAIHLARGLAAPIKSLAAASREVARGNLSHRVNTPADDELALLADSFNQMTAELEENRRRIEAGAATLKEKNQAIEERRNYIETVLNSLSTGVVSLDQNDCVTTINAAATSILRLTEAPPAWAKLSSLLSHEDRTVLERLIKRARRAGRAAEQSQLTRGSAANSLPVALTATALGTSVGRSSGVVLVIDDLSELLTAQRAAAWSEVARRIAHEIKNPLTPIQLSAERIARQFGVRANGKDSANGNGLSTGVHDEELKRVVEECTTSITREVAGLKSLVDEFSRFARMPDAQKSNIDLNDVVRQAASLYEDRLDRANLELLLAAELPSAMADAEQMKRVFVNLIDNGLEALNDSGERRVTIETRYDAARETIIAEVADTGEGIPAADFKRLFQPYFSTRGRGTGLGLAIVQRIISEHGGRIHAENNIPRGARFVIEIPVGAI from the coding sequence GTGAACAAATCCGATCAAAATGGCGGCGGCGAAGTTGATCGAGCGCGTCAAACACGTGTTCGCGCGTGGCTGCTCGGCACTATCGTCGTGGTTTTGCTCGCGCTGATCGCGGCGCAGGGCTTGTTCAATTTGTGGGCTTTCGTTCCGGCGGAAACCGGCGCTGACACTCTCCTTTTGTACGCGCTGTCGACGCTGAATTTTGTCGCCTTCGTCGTCTTCACCTTCATCCTGCTGCGCAGCCTTTTGCGGCTGCGTCGCGAGCGTCACGCGCGCCAGCCGGGGTCGCGGATTCAGACGCGTCTGCTGGTGTACTTCATCGGCCTCAGCTTGCTCCCCATCACGGCGATGGCCGCGTTCTCGTACCTTTTCCTGAATCGCTCAGTCGAAAAGTGGATGGGGCGCTTGCCCGAAAATGTTGTTGAGCGCGTGCGGCAGCAACAACGCGAAATATCCGCCGCGCAAAGCCAACGACTGCGCGAAACGGCGACGCTGCTGGCCACGGCGATTCGACAAAAGCCGCAGGCGGAATGGCAAGCGACTTTAGACGAGTTGCGGGACACGGGAGAATTGACGGCGGTTGAAATCGTTTCAAGTTCCGGGGAAAGCATCGCAGCCAGCGCTGCGCAGGTTTCGGATTCGCAACGGGCTGAGCTGGCCCGCGTGATGGGGAGCGCGAGGCAGGACGCGAACTCAGCCCATTCCGAACTCTCGGACGCAAAAGGTTTCGATGCGGCCTCAGTGCCGCTGACCGACTCGACGCGTTTGATCTTTGTACCGCGCCGGTTCAGTGACGCTGATGTGAACGACACAATCGCCGGCTCGCAGAGCGAATATCAACATCTGGTGCAGCGGCAACGCAAGGTCCGTATGCTCGGGCTCTCAACTCTCGGATTGATGACGTTGTTGCTGGTGTTCGCTTCGACATGGGTGGCGATTCACCTCGCGCGTGGACTGGCGGCGCCGATCAAGTCGCTGGCGGCCGCGTCCAGGGAAGTCGCGCGCGGCAATCTGTCGCACCGCGTAAACACTCCCGCCGACGATGAGTTGGCGTTGCTCGCGGACTCGTTCAACCAGATGACCGCCGAGTTGGAAGAGAACCGGCGGCGCATCGAGGCCGGCGCCGCGACGTTGAAAGAAAAGAACCAGGCGATCGAGGAGCGCCGCAACTACATTGAGACAGTGCTGAATTCGCTTTCCACGGGCGTCGTGTCCCTCGATCAGAACGATTGCGTGACCACGATCAACGCGGCGGCCACGTCGATTCTCAGGCTAACCGAAGCGCCGCCCGCCTGGGCAAAGCTTTCGAGTTTATTGAGCCACGAAGATCGAACGGTGCTTGAAAGATTGATCAAACGCGCGCGGCGCGCCGGCCGGGCGGCCGAGCAGAGCCAATTGACTCGTGGCTCCGCGGCGAACTCCCTGCCGGTTGCTTTGACCGCGACTGCGCTCGGCACGTCGGTGGGCCGCAGTAGCGGTGTAGTGCTGGTCATCGACGACTTGTCCGAACTTTTAACCGCGCAACGCGCTGCCGCCTGGAGTGAAGTCGCACGTCGCATAGCGCATGAAATTAAGAATCCGCTGACGCCGATTCAGCTTTCTGCGGAACGCATCGCTCGTCAGTTCGGGGTGCGGGCGAACGGCAAAGACAGCGCAAATGGCAACGGTCTTTCAACCGGCGTGCATGATGAAGAATTGAAGCGCGTCGTTGAAGAATGTACTACGTCTATCACGCGCGAAGTTGCCGGCTTGAAATCGCTGGTGGACGAGTTCTCGAGGTTTGCGCGCATGCCGGATGCGCAAAAGTCCAACATCGACCTTAACGACGTCGTCCGGCAGGCGGCTTCGTTGTATGAGGATCGTCTGGATCGAGCGAATTTGGAGCTGCTACTGGCGGCAGAACTGCCTTCGGCGATGGCCGATGCTGAACAGATGAAGCGGGTCTTTGTAAATCTTATCGACAACGGTCTGGAAGCGCTGAACGATTCCGGCGAACGACGCGTAACGATCGAAACCCGGTATGACGCGGCGCGGGAAACTATCATTGCCGAAGTGGCCGATACCGGTGAAGGAATTCCGGCGGCGGATTTCAAGCGGCTTTTTCAACCGTACTTCTCGACGCGCGGCCGCGGCACTGGCCTCGGGTTGGCGATCGTGCAGCGCATCATAAGCGAACATGGCGGGCGTATCCACGCGGAGAACAACATACCGCGGGGGGCAAGGTTCGTGATTGAAATACCGGTGGGTGCAATTTGA
- a CDS encoding sigma-54 dependent transcriptional regulator → MSESILIVDDERGIRESLSAVLRDEGFAPDSVATGEECLKAIGKRAYGCVLLDVWLPGISGLETLQKMREANCDAAVVIISGHGNVETAVRATKLGAFDFIEKPLSIEKTVLTVRNALRQRQLEITNQSLSAELKAEYAMIGESVAMRALRKQIAVVAPTDGRVLISGESGVGKELVARAVHAQSRRAAAPFIEINSAAIPEELIESELFGHVKGAFTGATAAKKGKFELADGATLFLDEVSDMSANVQAKVLRVLEEQRFEPVGSNTPVSVDVRVIAATNKKLDEEIEKGAFRSDLYFRLNVIPFEVPPLRERLEDVPLLVEHFNERFAKSYAKKPPRFDRPAIEAMQSYSWPGNVRELRNTVERIVIMHTNHRVGVKDLPAFGSAEPPASSYRFPSFKEASDAYHREFIQRKLDEADGNVSRAAELMGIDRSHLYRRMRALGINVRG, encoded by the coding sequence ATGTCCGAATCCATTCTCATCGTTGATGACGAGCGCGGCATTCGCGAGTCGCTGAGCGCTGTCCTGCGCGACGAAGGATTCGCGCCCGATAGCGTGGCGACCGGCGAAGAGTGCTTGAAAGCGATCGGCAAGCGGGCCTACGGCTGCGTGCTGCTCGATGTATGGCTGCCCGGAATCAGCGGGCTTGAGACACTGCAGAAAATGCGCGAGGCCAACTGTGACGCAGCGGTGGTGATAATTTCAGGGCACGGGAATGTTGAGACGGCAGTGCGCGCCACGAAACTCGGCGCGTTCGATTTCATCGAAAAGCCGCTTTCGATCGAAAAGACGGTATTGACGGTGCGCAATGCGTTGCGACAGCGGCAACTCGAGATCACCAATCAGTCTCTCTCCGCCGAACTTAAAGCAGAGTACGCAATGATTGGCGAGTCGGTGGCGATGCGCGCGCTGCGAAAGCAGATCGCGGTGGTCGCGCCGACCGACGGGCGCGTGCTCATCTCAGGCGAATCCGGCGTCGGTAAAGAGTTAGTCGCGCGGGCTGTGCATGCGCAGTCGCGTCGCGCCGCGGCGCCCTTCATCGAAATTAACTCAGCCGCAATTCCCGAAGAGTTGATCGAATCGGAACTGTTTGGTCACGTGAAAGGCGCGTTCACCGGCGCCACCGCGGCGAAGAAGGGGAAGTTCGAGCTGGCCGACGGCGCGACGCTCTTTCTGGACGAAGTTTCAGACATGAGCGCGAACGTGCAGGCCAAAGTCCTGCGCGTGCTTGAAGAACAGAGATTTGAGCCGGTCGGCAGCAACACGCCGGTCAGTGTAGACGTGCGAGTGATCGCGGCGACGAATAAGAAACTCGATGAAGAGATCGAGAAGGGCGCTTTCCGCAGTGATTTGTACTTTCGTTTGAACGTCATTCCGTTCGAAGTGCCGCCCTTGCGCGAACGCCTGGAGGACGTGCCGCTGCTGGTTGAGCATTTCAACGAGCGTTTCGCGAAAAGCTACGCGAAGAAGCCGCCGCGTTTTGACCGACCGGCTATCGAAGCAATGCAGAGCTATTCGTGGCCGGGGAATGTGCGCGAACTACGTAACACGGTCGAACGAATCGTGATCATGCACACGAACCATCGCGTCGGTGTCAAAGACCTGCCTGCGTTCGGCAGCGCAGAACCCCCTGCTTCTTCCTACCGCTTTCCGTCTTTCAAGGAGGCCAGCGACGCGTATCATCGCGAGTTCATTCAGCGCAAACTCGACGAAGCCGACGGCAACGTCTCGCGCGCCGCCGAACTGATGGGCATCGATCGCAGTCATCTCTACCGGCGGATGCGCGCGCTCGGCATCAACGTTCGCGGATAG
- a CDS encoding dienelactone hydrolase family protein, translating into MQTTNIKMPRRILVLPVTLLAVAWSAFFVVERAAAQQMDAHHHSPAVDVANVPEVTQEWAKAQLGKSPRHREWVKVKYGNREVNSLVIYPEVKKKATALVVIHEIGGLSDWVMQLTDELAEAGYIAIAPDLLSGMGPNGGGTADVATKGGNAIGQAIRDLPPDQITADLNAVADYVAKLPAANGKVAVTGYCWGGTQSFRFAMNRPTLKAAFVFYGTTPGSNAQGQPYAVDQAGLARINAPVYGFYAENDARVNATIQPTVEAMETMKKAWKDASGTPEGKKAVKYDPVTYAGAGHGFMRAGEPNAPEPKAPATTGDEAADKKAKEDYDKAITMYRANRKARDDAWVRWKGILAKL; encoded by the coding sequence ATGCAAACAACCAACATCAAGATGCCTCGGCGCATTCTCGTTCTGCCCGTGACGTTGCTCGCGGTGGCGTGGTCGGCCTTCTTTGTGGTTGAGCGCGCAGCGGCCCAACAGATGGACGCGCATCATCACTCGCCTGCGGTGGACGTCGCGAACGTGCCGGAGGTGACCCAGGAGTGGGCGAAGGCGCAACTCGGAAAGTCGCCGCGGCACCGTGAATGGGTGAAGGTAAAGTATGGCAATCGTGAAGTAAACAGCCTGGTCATCTATCCCGAAGTGAAAAAGAAAGCGACGGCCCTGGTGGTGATCCACGAGATCGGCGGCTTGAGCGATTGGGTGATGCAACTCACGGATGAATTGGCTGAGGCAGGTTACATCGCCATCGCGCCCGATCTTTTGTCCGGCATGGGGCCGAACGGCGGCGGCACGGCCGACGTTGCCACCAAAGGCGGGAATGCCATAGGCCAGGCGATTCGCGATTTGCCACCGGATCAGATAACCGCTGATCTGAATGCGGTGGCGGACTATGTCGCAAAGTTGCCGGCGGCAAATGGAAAAGTTGCCGTCACCGGTTACTGCTGGGGTGGCACGCAGTCGTTTCGCTTCGCCATGAATCGGCCGACATTGAAAGCTGCGTTCGTCTTTTATGGCACCACGCCAGGCAGTAACGCACAGGGACAGCCCTACGCCGTGGATCAGGCCGGGTTGGCGCGCATCAACGCGCCGGTCTATGGCTTTTATGCCGAGAATGACGCGCGTGTGAACGCGACGATCCAGCCGACGGTCGAAGCGATGGAAACGATGAAGAAAGCCTGGAAGGATGCCAGCGGCACTCCCGAAGGTAAGAAAGCGGTGAAATACGATCCCGTGACTTACGCGGGCGCCGGCCACGGATTCATGAGAGCCGGCGAGCCGAATGCGCCGGAGCCGAAAGCACCCGCGACGACCGGCGACGAAGCCGCGGACAAGAAAGCTAAGGAAGACTACGACAAAGCAATCACGATGTATCGCGCCAATCGCAAAGCGCGCGACGACGCCTGGGTTCGGTGGAAAGGCATCCTCGCGAAGCTTTAA